A single window of Larimichthys crocea isolate SSNF chromosome XII, L_crocea_2.0, whole genome shotgun sequence DNA harbors:
- the cln6b gene encoding ceroid-lipofuscinosis neuronal protein 6 homolog isoform X1 — protein sequence MCSTTVRFLTQIKVKNIQSVLIFLQLVLPVDFFPVNRPGAVEYLHILYAVSTPLVLLKVNHQKSTFTCRRSGQSPTFCSFFQMLERSPRTLPRPAVRLGIICVVMGTSLHLVADSVTRRLVLIGYQLHLSVRENPVMQELKPASLVGDGSVPSFSANEGSVTTTRQIIITCFIVQVDAFELLFYYDDTLGHVMWCVPLFLVLFLFFSGSFSHRNRKQEEKMAPAAWMLLVPNAAYYWYLITERQTFILFIFTFFAMTATVMHQRRRGLVPDSNGLFMLCRYSFSAALVLVAFWVSCLWSDGVLRKKHPGLIYVPQPRAVYTLHLQQNGTT from the exons ATGTGCTCCACCACAGTGAGATTCCTGACTCAGATTAAAGTGAAGAACATTCAGTCCGTCTTAATCTTTCTGCAGCTCGTCCTCCCGGTGGACTTCTTTCCCGTGAACCGTCCAGGAGCTGTGGAGTACCTCCACATCCTGTACGCCGTCAGCACGCCGCTCGTCCTGCTCAAAGTAAATCATCAGAAATCTACGTTCACGTGTCGTCGTTCAGGTCAAAGTCCAACGTTCTGTTCTTTCTTCCAGATGCTTGAACGCAGCCCGAGGACTCTGCCACGCCCCGCCGTCCGACTCGGCATCATCTGTGTTGTCATGGGAACCAGCCTCCACCTGGTGGCCGACTCCGTCACCCGACGGCTCGTGCTGATTGGCTACCAGCTGCATCTGTCGGTCAGAGAGAATCCAGTCATGCAGGAGCTGAAACCTGCGTCGCTGGTAGGTGACGGATCAGTGCCGAGCTTCAGTGCTAACGAGGGCAGCGTGACAACAACACGTCAAATCATAATCACATGTTTCATCGTGCAGGTCGACGCCTTCGAGCTCCTGTTCTACTACGACGACACTCTGGGTCACGTGATGTG gtGTGTCCCTctcttcctcgtcctcttcctcttcttcagtgGTTCTTTCAGtcacaggaacaggaaacaggaagagaagatgGCGCCGGCAGCGTGGATGCTTCTCGTCCCCAACGCCGCCTACTACTG GTATCTGATCACTGAGCGACAGaccttcatcctcttcatcttcaccttCTTCGCCATGACGGCCACAGTGATGCACCAGAGGAGGCGGGGCTTGGTTCCTGACAGCAACGGCCTCTTCATGCTGTGCAGGTACAG tttctctgcagctctcgTCCTCGTGGCGTTCTGGGTGTCCTGTCTGTGGAGCGACGGCGTCCTGAGGAAGAAACACCCGGGGCTGATCTACGTCCCGCAGCCTCGTGCCGTGTACACGCTCCACCTCCAGCAGAACGGCACCACGTGA
- the fem1b gene encoding protein fem-1 homolog B, whose translation MESLAGYVYKAASEGRVLTLAALLLNHSEAETRYLLSYVTQLAGQRSTPLIIAARNGHDKVVRLLLDHYRVDTEQTGTVRFDGYVIDGATALWCAAGAGHMEVVRLLVSHHANVNHTTITNSTPLRAACFDGRLDIVCYLVAHNADISITNKYNNTCLMIAAYKGHTDVVKFLLEQGADPNAKAHCGATALHFAAEAGHLEIVQELVRCQAAMVVNGHGMTPLKVAAESCKADVVELLLAHADCDPHSRIEALELLGASFANDRENYDIQRTYHYLHTAMTERYRDPDNVIAKELLPPIEAYGGRCECRTPQDLEAIRVDRDALHMEGLMIRERILGSDNIDVSHPIIYRGAVCADNMEFEQCIKLWLHALRLRQKGNRNTHKDLLRFAQVFSQMVHLKEQVLASAVEQVLSCSVVEIQRSMARVDTAAESELPQALDNYESNVFTFLYLACISTKTTCSDEERARINKHIYNLIQLDPRSREGASLLHLAISSSTPVDDFHTNDVCSFPSAQVTKLLLDCGAQVNAVDHDGNTPLHVIVQYNRPISDFLTLHAIIINLVEAGAHTDMTNKQKKTPLDKSTTGVSEILLKTQMKMSLKCLAARAVRQHQITYRNQIPKTLEEFVEFH comes from the exons ATGGAGTCTCTGGCCGGGTACGTGTACAAGGCGGCCAGCGAGGGCCGCGTCCTGACGCTGGCCGCGCTGCTGCTCAACCACTCCGAGGCCGAGACCCGGTACCTGCTCAGCTACGTGACCCAGCTGGCCGGACAGAGGTCCACGCCCCTGATCATCGCGGCCCGGAACGGACACGACAAGGTGGTCCGGCTGCTGCTGGACCACTACAGGGTGGACACCGAACAGACCGGCACGGTCCGGTTCGACGG cTACGTCATCGACGGGGCCACGGCGCTGTGGTGTGCGGCAGGGGCGGGGCACATGGAGGTGGTGCGCCTGCTGGTGAGTCACCACGCCAACGTGAACCACACCACCATCACCAACTCCACCCCGCTGCGGGCCGCCTGCTTCGACGGGCGCCTGGACATCGTCTGCTACCTGGTGGCGCACAACGCCGACATCAGCATCACCAACAAGTACAACAACACCTGCCTGATGATCGCCGCCTACAAAGGCCACACGGACGTGGTGAAGTTCCTGCTGGAGCAGGGGGCCGACCCCAACGCCAAAGCCCACTGCGGGGCCACCGCCCTGCACTTTGCGGCCGAGGCGGGCCACCTGGAGATCGTGCAGGAGCTGGTGCGCTGTCAGGCCGCCATGGTGGTGAACGGACACGGAATGACGCCGCTGAAGGTTGCAGCAGAAAGCTGTAAGGCGGAtgtggtggagctgctgctggcgCACGCCGACTGTGACCCGCACAGCCGCATCGAGGCGCTGGAGCTGCTGGGAGCCTCGTTCGCCAACGACCGGGAGAACTACGACATCCAGAGGACGTACCACTACCTGCACACGGCCATGACGGAGCGCTACCGCGACCCGGACAACGTCATCGCCAAGGAGCTGCTGCCGCCCATCGAGGCCTACGGGGGGCGCTGTGAGTGCCGCACACCCCAAGACCTGGAGGCCATCCGTGTGGACCGGGACGCTCTGCACATGGAGGGCCTGATGATCCGGGAGCGGATCCTCGGCTCGGACAACATCGACGTGTCGCACCCGATCATCTACCGCGGCGCCGTGTGCGCCGACAACATGGAGTTTGAACAGTGCATCAAGCTGTGGCTGCACGCGCTCCGCCTGCGGCAGAAGGGCAACCGCAACACCCACAAGGACTTGCTGCGCTTCGCACAGGTGTTCTCGCAGATGGTGCACCTGAAGGAGCAGGTGCTGGCCTCGGCCGTGGAGCAGGTGCTGAGCTGCAGCGTGGTGGAGATCCAGCGGAGCATGGCCCGCGTGGACACGGCGGCAGAGTCCGAGCTGCCTCAGGCTCTGGACAACTACGAGTCCAACGTGTTCACCTTCCTGTACCTCGCCTGCATCTCCACGAAGACCACCTGCAGCGACGAGGAGCGCGCCCGCATTAACAAGCACATCTACAACCTGATCCAGCTGGACCCGCGCTCCCGCGAGGGCGCCTCCCTGCTCCACCTCGCCATCAGCTCCAGCACGCCGGTGGACGACTTCCACACCAACGACGTCTGCAGCTTCCCTAGCGCGCAGGTCACTAAGCTGCTGCTGGACTGCGGCGCGCAGGTCAACGCCGTGGACCACGACGGCAACACGCCGCTGCACGTCATCGTGCAGTACAACCGGCCCATCAGCGACTTCCTGACGCTGCACGCCATCATCATCAACCTGGTGGAGGCCGGCGcccacacagacatgaccaACAAGCAGAAGAAGACGCCGCTGGACAAGAGCACGACGGGCGTGTCGGAGATCCTGCTGAAGACGCAGATGAAGATGAGCCTCAAGTGCCTGGCAGCGCGAGCCGTCCGGCAGCACCAGATCACGTACCGCAACCAGATCCCCAAAACGCTGGAGGAGTTCGTGGAGTTCCACTGA
- the rxfp3.3b gene encoding relaxin-3 receptor 1, protein MAEQWNHNITSLGGNRSGSAGQDRFSSLDDIDVPADGSPTLRILISIVYSVVCAAGLVGNLLVFFLMKVRRGRKKRSSINLFILNLAVTDFQFVLTLPFWAVDTALDFSWPFGNAMCKIILSVTVMNMYASVFFLTAMSVTRYWSVASALKDRTRRRVCPVRWVIAGLWVSATVASLPTAIFSTVKSVAGERLCLLGFPDGQSWLALYHLQKILVAFVFPMLIVTVCYLLLLRFVRLRSMNNNQVKRRSRVTRSVTIVVLSFFICWMPNHAITFWGVLVKFNVVNWDKTYYMVHTYIHPVTVCLAHTNSCLNPVLYCLMRREFRKKMKDLFWRISSPTGTNTCPLRPFSGTVRAEPDDSQVVIPLNNVETENCRLSVLTDQCDTEALQR, encoded by the coding sequence ATGGCGGAGCAGTGGAACCACAACATCACGTCTTTGGGGGGGAACCGGTCCGGCTCTGCGGGACAGGACCGCTTCAGCAGCCTGGATGACATCGACGTGCCGGCGGACGGATCACCGACTCTGCGCATCCTCATCTCCATCGTGTACTCGGTGGTGTGCGCCGCCGGGCTCGTCGGGAACCTGCTGGTGTTCTTCCTGATGAAGGTGCGCCGCGGCCGGAAGAAACGCTCCAGCATCAACCTGTTCATCCTCAACCTGGCCGTCACGGACTTCCAGTTCGTGCTCACGCTGCCGTTCTGGGCGGTGGACACGGCTCTGGACTTCAGCTGGCCGTTCGGAAACGCCATGTGTAAGATCATCCTGTCGGTGACGGTGATGAACATGTACGCCAGCGTCTTCTTCCTCACCGCCATGAGCGTCACCCGGTACTGGTCCGTGGCGTCGGCGCTGAAGGACCGGACCCGGCGGCGGGTGTGCCCGGTGCGCTGGGTGATCGCCGGGCTCTGGGTGTCCGCCACCGTGGCGTCTCTGCCCACGGCGATCTTCTCCACGGTGAAGAGCGTGGCCGGGGAGCGGCTGTGCCTGCTGGGCTTCCCGGACGGGCAGTCGTGGCTGGCGCTGTACCACCTGCAGAAGATCCTGGTGGCCTTCGTGTTCCCCATGCTCATCGTCACCGTGtgctacctgctgctgctgcgcttCGTGCGCCTGCGCAGCATGAACAACAACCAGGTGAAGCGGCGGTCCCGGGTCACGCGCTCCGTCACCATCGTGGTTCTGTCCTTCTTCATCTGCTGGATGCCGAACCACGCCATCACGTTCTGGGGCGTGCTGGTCAAGTTCAACGTGGTCAACTGGGACAAGACGTACTACATGGTGCACACGTACATCCACCCGGTGACGGTGTGCCTGGCGCACACCAACAGCTGCCTGAACCCGGTTCTGTACTGCCTGATGCGCCGGGAGTtcaggaagaagatgaaggatCTGTTCTGGAGGATTTCCTCCCCGACCGGAACCAACACGTGCCCGCTGAGGCCGTTCTCCGGGACCGTGAGGGCGGAACCGGACGACTCTCAGGTCGTGATCCCGCTCAACAACGTGGAGACGGAGAACTGCAGACTGTCGGTTCTGACGGATCAGTGCGACACCGAGGCGCTGCAGAGGTGA
- the LOC104936930 gene encoding LOW QUALITY PROTEIN: calmodulin-like protein 4 (The sequence of the model RefSeq protein was modified relative to this genomic sequence to represent the inferred CDS: deleted 1 base in 1 codon; substituted 1 base at 1 genomic stop codon) produces the protein MSPAPSAWWSLGGVPPSTCIRLLILQRPGSVTRLAAAAASMAKYLTQDQINDFKECFSLYDRQRKGKIEAKELITVMRCLGSNPTPSEVQRHLLSHSIDSTGCGWKLDFSTLLSILHRQLQQEAPGSEIRRRRRMADKERKGFIWPLSXEPVTGRAEKLTDREVDELLKEAGVGPDGRVHCEKFAKAVTRPSARR, from the exons ATGAGTCCTGCCCCCTCCGCCTGGTGGAGTCTGGGCGGAGTTCCTCCATCCACTTGCATCAGGTTGCTCATCTTACAGCGTCCTGGTTCAGTTACTCGCCtcgcagcagctgcagcctcgATG GCCAAGTACCTGACACAGGATCAGATCAacg actttAAGGAGTGTTTCTCGCTGTACGACCGGCAGCGTAAAGGAAAGATTGAAGCCAAAGAGCTGATCACAGTAATGCGATGCCTCGGGTCAAACCCCACCCCCTCTGAGGTCCAACGACACCTGCTGAGCCACAGCATAG acagtacCGG TTGTGGGTGGAAACTGGACTTCTCCACCCTCCTTAGCATCCTGCACCGG CAGCTCCAGCAGGAGGCGCCAGGGAGCGAGATCCGGAGGCGGCGAAGGATGGCTGACAAGGAGCGGAAAGGCTTCATCTGGCCTCTGAGCTGAGAGCCCGTGACGGGGCGGGCAGAGAAACTGACGGACAGAGAAG tGGACGAGCTGCTGAAGGAGGCGGGCGTTGGACCTGATGGGCGGGTCCACTGTGAGAAGTTTGCTAAAGCGGTGACACGCCCCTCTGCAAGGCGCTGA
- the cln6b gene encoding ceroid-lipofuscinosis neuronal protein 6 homolog isoform X2: protein MHHRPFIRRRHTSALHAASLMCSPVEGSAEAEAVLSKPRFHLDLWLLFTVQNWILDVGRPVVMLVLPVDFFPVNRPGAVEYLHILYAVSTPLVLLKMLERSPRTLPRPAVRLGIICVVMGTSLHLVADSVTRRLVLIGYQLHLSVRENPVMQELKPASLVDAFELLFYYDDTLGHVMWCVPLFLVLFLFFSGSFSHRNRKQEEKMAPAAWMLLVPNAAYYWYLITERQTFILFIFTFFAMTATVMHQRRRGLVPDSNGLFMLCSFSAALVLVAFWVSCLWSDGVLRKKHPGLIYVPQPRAVYTLHLQQNGTT from the exons ATGCATCATCGTCCTTTCATCAGGAGGAGACACACCTCAGCTCTGCATGCAGCAAGTCTCATGTGCAG CCCGGTGGAAGGTTCTGCCGAGGCGGAGGCGGTTCTGTCGAAGCCTCGGTTCCACCTGGACCTCTGGCTCCTCTTCACTGTCCAGAACTGGATCCTGGATGTGGGCCGgcctgttgtcatg CTCGTCCTCCCGGTGGACTTCTTTCCCGTGAACCGTCCAGGAGCTGTGGAGTACCTCCACATCCTGTACGCCGTCAGCACGCCGCTCGTCCTGCTCAAA ATGCTTGAACGCAGCCCGAGGACTCTGCCACGCCCCGCCGTCCGACTCGGCATCATCTGTGTTGTCATGGGAACCAGCCTCCACCTGGTGGCCGACTCCGTCACCCGACGGCTCGTGCTGATTGGCTACCAGCTGCATCTGTCGGTCAGAGAGAATCCAGTCATGCAGGAGCTGAAACCTGCGTCGCTG GTCGACGCCTTCGAGCTCCTGTTCTACTACGACGACACTCTGGGTCACGTGATGTG gtGTGTCCCTctcttcctcgtcctcttcctcttcttcagtgGTTCTTTCAGtcacaggaacaggaaacaggaagagaagatgGCGCCGGCAGCGTGGATGCTTCTCGTCCCCAACGCCGCCTACTACTG GTATCTGATCACTGAGCGACAGaccttcatcctcttcatcttcaccttCTTCGCCATGACGGCCACAGTGATGCACCAGAGGAGGCGGGGCTTGGTTCCTGACAGCAACGGCCTCTTCATGCTGTGCAG tttctctgcagctctcgTCCTCGTGGCGTTCTGGGTGTCCTGTCTGTGGAGCGACGGCGTCCTGAGGAAGAAACACCCGGGGCTGATCTACGTCCCGCAGCCTCGTGCCGTGTACACGCTCCACCTCCAGCAGAACGGCACCACGTGA